ATAAAGGCTTTGGTCAGGTTCAGGACACCTTAGAATCCTACTTTGATTAAATAAATAATTAAAAAATCAATTTACGAGAAAGATCTATTTACACAAAAGATTTGACAGTTTCAAAAAGACTGGGATAGTCAGTAAAGCTATTAACAAAATATTATTTGATTCCTGTATTTGAGTAACTAGGCCTTTAAAAGTACTAGAATTCAAGAATTTGATTTGAAATTCATAAATTATAATCCCCAGAACTATCCCACAAAAAATTGCAAATATTGTCGGGATAAACGCATTCCAGGCTCTTTCCTTAATTCTAGCGGCATGTTCAAAATCGACTGGCTTGTGTTCCTTTCCTAGCCAATGAAAAATTTGCCCTACACCATAGCCAATTAACAAGGCCAGCAAGACAGCATTAATTTTTAAAACACTGGAAGAAAATGGTGAATGATCGCTGGCATTATTAGCTAAATTATTGGCATAAGCACAAAACATGATAACGATGACAGCCGTCATCCCGGCCATGGTTGAATCTTTACGGTATAAACGCGCAGTATAACGTGCCGCAAAATAAGCCGCATAAATACCAAATAAGCCGAAGGTTACCCGAACCATCCCCCGACTGACAAATGCTCCCGCATACCAAAAACGATCTGGCAAAGTGATATCAAAATTAAAAATATTGTAAATAAAACTATCGGGCGAAAAAACGGCATCTCTGAACAACTTAAAATATGCCCCAATTACCGCGATCGGCATCAGCATAACCAACGTTCGCTGAAAAATTCTAAAGATTGCCAATCTTCTTAGTTTAAGAAAGATATTTGTGATTCTGTTTACCATGGTATTTCCGAAACTGTCAAATCTTTTGTGTAAATAGATCTTTCTCGTAAATTGATTTTTTAATTATTTATTTAATCAAAGTAGGATTCTAAGGTGTCCTGAACCTGACCAAAGCCTTTATGAATTCGATTGAAATAACGGTCATTGTAGCTCATTGCCTGGATGCCAATAAATGCATCAAGCGACTGTTCAGTTGGAAATTCTGCCTTAGGCTTAGCTTTACGCTTGATGACGTTGTTAAAGGATTCAATCATATTGGTTGAATAAATTGAAGCTCTGATTTGTTTGGGATAATTGTAGAAGACTAGCAGATCGGGCTCAATTTCCTTCAAACCTTTGATGACATGGCTATAAGCTTTATTCCATTTGGCATAGAATTTGTGCAAGACAGCTGCAGCTTCTTTTTTGCTTGTCTGTTGATGTATCTGCTTGAATTCGTTCATGATCTTTTCACGATCGTCGACGCGTACTTTAGCGCAGATATTGCGCATGACATGAACCAGGCAGCGTTGAAAATGAGCTTTAGGATAAGTCCTGGCCAAGGCTGTTTTCATGCCAACAACACCATCAGAAAGAAAAAGCTCAACTTGCTTCAAGCCTCTGGACTTCATGTTTTGAAGCATCTCTGTCCAAACTTCAATGTTCTCACTAGGAGCAATGCAGTAGTCAATGACTTCCTTATGTCCATTAGGTTTAATGCCAATGGCAATATATACTGCTTCACGCTCAAACGTTTCTCGGCGCAAAGGAAGGTATGTCGCATCCAAATAGACACAGAAAAACTTGTCGCTTAGCTTGCGCTTGTGATAAGCCTCAATCTTGGGGAGCATCTGCTTGGAAATATTTGATACTTGAGCTGGACTATAATGACTGCCATACATTTTCTCAATCAAGTCAGCGATTTCTCTGGTAGTTACGCCTTTGGAGTATAGCTTGATAATCGTGCTTTCCAAAACATCAGAGTGCTGCTTGTAGTCAGGCAGCGTGTGCTGATGAAACTGACCGTTGCGGTCTCGAGGCACTTGCACTTCAATTGGTCCAAACTGGGTATCAACCTTGCGGAAATAAGCACCATTTCTAGAATTGCCAGTATTCCAGCCATTTCTGGCATAGGGATCATAGCCTAGAAAGGCAGTCAACTCAGCTTCTAGCAAGTTATTAACAGCCTGTTGTAGCTCTTTGCGCAATAAATCATTTATTTTGTCTGGATTGAATAGAGCTTGAGCAAAATCTTTGGTAAAATCATTCATGAAGGAGTTCTTCTTTCTGTATGTGTTTTTTTGTTCAAACCAATCATACGAGAAAGGAACTCCTTTTTCTAATGTTTAAAGAAATAAATTTAAGGAATCATTCATCCTTACACAAACTATTTTACAGTCTCGTATTTCCTTTACCTATTTATTATAAATATGATTGAATAAAGTTAATTAAAACAATTATTAATTATACATCTATACTAGAAAGCTGATTATGATGGCTTACATTAACTTAAAAAATAATACTAAAATTTACCAATCTGGTGACACAACCATCTATGCCAATAAGAACATTACTTTTTCTATCGATAAAGGCGAACTAGTCATTATTCTCGGCTCATCAGGAGCTGGAAAATCTACTTTGCTTAATATTTTAGGCGGAATGGAACCAAATACAAGTGGCGATGTAATTGTAGCGGGAAAAAATATTGCAAAATATAACGCTAAAGAATTAACTACCTATCGGCGCAACGACGTTGGCTTTGTTTTTCAATTTTATAATTTGATTTCCAACTTAACAGCAAAAGAAAACGTTGAATTAGCTGCTCAAATTGTCCCTGATGCGATGAGCGCCGATGATGCCTTGCAGTATGTTGACCTAGGGCGGCGAGAAAACAATTTTCCCGCTCAACTATCAGGCGGTGAGCAGCAACGTGTGGCAATTGCCCGAGCCATCGCTAAAAAGCCAGCCTTACTTTTGTGCGATGAGCCCACCGGTGCCCTTGACTATAAAACAGGCAAACGAATCTTAAAAATTTTGCAAAATATGAGCCGGCAAAATGGCTCGACGGTCTTGATTGTAACTCATAACGCCGCTATTGCCCCAATTGCTGATAAGGTCATCCGTATTCACGATGGAAGTATTCAAAAAGTCCAGCATAATCTACATCCCGCTGATATTAGTACAATTGAATGGTAGGTGAGCGACATGCAAAAAACTATTCTATGGAAAGATGCTTGGCAAGCAATCACCCATTCACTTGGCCGTTATATCGCCATTATTCTATTAATTGCACTGGGGACTTTTGCCTTTACAGGTTTAAAAATGGCTGGTCCTGATATGCGAGCAACAGGGGCAGACTTTTTTGCTAAACATAACCTAGCTGACGTCACTGTCACTTCAAACTATGGCATTAATTCAACTGATCGCCTTACTATTCAGAATTTACCAGAAGTAAAAGAAGCTACCTTCGGCTATTTTCAAGATGTTAAAATCAAAAATCAGCCTGACACGCTCCGCGTCTTTTCTCAGTCAGATAATCTTTCAAGTTATGAATTGATTAAAGGACATTTTCCTAAGAATAAAACAGAAGTTGCACTGTCATATTTATTGCAGAAAAAATATCACTTGGGACAAAACATTACTTTTAATAAACCTGGCATTTTAAAAAATAAGACTTACAAGATTGTTGGCTTCGTCAAAGCTAGTGAGTTCTTAGATAAAAATCAAATCGGTCAAACCAACATTGGCAGTGGCCATTTAACTGGAATTGCGGTTGCTAATCATAACGCCTTCGCCGCACCAGTTTATCAAATTGCCCGAATCATTTTCAAAAATACCGCCAATTTAAGTCCTTTTAGCATAGCTTACCGCAACCGTGTTTATAACGATCAAACCAAATTGCAAACTGCTTTAAACCAAAATCGAGCCGACAAATATGACAAATATCGGGCCATGTATCAAAAGCAATATCGGCAAGCTACAGCTAAACAATTACTTAAACGTAGCATCGTAGTTAACCCGGCGCAAATTAAAGTACCACAAAACAAGCTTAAAATTGCTTATCCTAACTACGTAATCAACAGCCGTGAAGAAAGTCAGGGTTATGCTTCTTATCGAGCAGATTCTGAACGAGTTGAAGTTTTGGCTAATGTCTTTCCTGTTTTCTTGTTTGCTGTAGCGGCTTTGGTCAGCTTAACTACAATGATGCGTTTTGTTGAAGAAGAACGGACTAATATTGGTACGCTAAAAGCACTAGGCTATGGTAATGGAGCAATTGCCATTAAGTTCTTGCTCTATAGCACCTCAGCTGCAATTTTAGGTGTTATTCTGGGGGCTAGCTTAGGTTACACCTTTTTGCCTAACTTAATCATCAAGGCCTATTTAGCTAGCTCAACCTTAGGAACTGATTACCAGCTGAATTTTGCTTGGGGACCACTATTAATTTCATTGACGATTGCACTACTTGCAACAACCGTCGTTTCAATGATTACTTTAGCTCAAACTCTGCGTGAACAGCCTTCAGCTTTACTTTTACCTAAACCACCTAAAAATGGTTCACGTATTTTACTAGAATATATTCCATTTTTATGGAAGCACATGAGCTTTTCAGCTAAGGTAACAGCCCGCAATATTTTCCGTTATAAGAGCAGAATGCTGATGACCATCCTAGGCGTTGCTGGTTGTACTGGATTACTAGTAATGGGATTTGGTATTCGTGATTCACTACACGGAATTGGCAATATTCAATATTCTGAAGTACAAAAAAATGATGTCATCGCTTTGAAAAATCGCCATGTTAACACGACTGAGCGACAAAAATTAAACAAAATTTTTACCAGCCATGATGTTACGCAAACTACTGCTGTACAATATCAACAATTGACTAAACACCTTGATAGCACTGGAGCAACTGAAAATGTAATGCTAATTGCGCCACAATCAACTAAAAACTTTAGCAAATCTATCAATTTGCAAGAACGTCAAAGCAAGAAAAAACTTGTTTTGTCAAATAATGGTGTAGTCATTTCAGAAAAATTAGCTACTATCTTGCACGCTCATAAAGGTTCAACAATTTCCTTAAAAAATGAACATGGGAAACTACTTAAGTTCAAAGTTAGTGGAATCTGCGAAATGTATCTCGGTCACTATATCTTTATGAGCCCAGCTGAATATGCCAAAGCAACTGGCAAAAAATTTACTACTAATGCTTATTTAGTAACCATGGCCAAACATTCCCCAGGAAATATCAGCCATATTAGTCAAAAAATGATCAAAACAGGCGCAATCGAAACGGTTGTCTCAACTTCATCAAATAGAGAATTGCTGAGCAGTTTTACTGGTAGTCTAAATGAAGTCATTCTAATCCTAATTTTAATTTCAGGGATGTTGGCCTTAGTAGTCATCTATAACTTAACTAATATCAATGTCGCTGAAAGAATTCGCGAATTATCGACCATCAAAGTGCTAGGATTTTACGATAATGAAACAACGATGTACATTTATCGCGAAACAATCATCTTATCGGCACTAGGAATTATCGTAGGCTTTGGCTTCGGTTGGTGGCTACACCACTTTATTATCACTAGTTTGCCACCAGATGTCGCGATGTTCGATCCGAATATGTACCCGTTGAACTTCGTCTTCTCTGCGCTAATTCCCGCTATTATCACCGCTATTTTAGCAATTGTTGTCCATCACAAGATCAAGCGAATCAACATGCTAGATGCCTTGTCCTCCATTGATTAAGCGCTGTTATGCTATAATAATCACTATAGAAAAGGGTGGAAAAAACATGCCAAGAAAGCACTTTGAATTAAACAGTGATGTTAATAAATTAATCGAAAAATATGATGAAATTAATAATGTTGATTTCAATAAGTTAGTTAACAAGGCCTTGAGATTCTACCTTGTTAATCAAATGAACTACAAAGATGTTCAAGACGCCCTGAATAAAGCTGATAACGAAGCTTCTAAGTATATTGATGAAGCAATGCGTTCCAGCATGGGTGATATTAATCGAAATTATTAGAACATAACTAATCATGGAAAAAGCCATCTGTTTTGACAGCAGGTGGCTTTTAGTATTCATTACAAGATAATTTATTATAAAAACAACTAATTGATAATTTCTTTACTCAAAATGCTTATACCGATAATATCGATAACCTATCTTTTTACCAAAAATCGTCTCCGAAGTTTTCATCCAATTAGCCAGCAAAACATAAATGCCTAAAAAGACTAAACCGAAGATTGCTAAATAACCAAAACTACCAACACGGCCTAAGTAGTTGAAACGATAGCCAAATAAAATTTGGTAAACAAAGAGCAGGATAATGTAAATCTCGTTTGAAACAATGATCGGCAACAAACTCCCCATCTTAACGCCATATGTCTTATTAAGCTTGTGATAACTGAGCCAAATTACCAGTAAGAACGAAATATCAGTTGAAAGAATTGCACCATCTGCATTCATGAACATAGTCATCGGTACTTGCAGAATTATTTTTACTAAGACACCTTCAACCATATAGATCACAGCCAGTTTGTTCATGTTTAAAGCTAAAAGCAGTGTTAATGAATTCATCACCAAACCAGCAAACAAACTTTGAACAATATTTTCAACCAAATAATACGCACCTAAACTATCGTGTGAGAACAAGACCGTATAAATTGGAGAAGCCGCAAAAGCACCAAGTGCAACAACAGGAAGCAAGACAAATAATAGTAGTCTATAGTTCTCTAAAAGCAGCTTTCTAATGCTTTCTTGACTATCATTAGCCTTATACTTAAGCCCTGCTAAAAGCGGCAGACTAGTCTCAGAAACGGCTGTCGCAAGTGAAATAATCACCGTGGTAATCTTGCTTGGATTAGCCGAGAAAATTGTGTACAAGTAACTAACATAGCTTTTACTCATATGACTGAAGCTAATCAGGATTTGTTTAAACAAAAGTTGATCAACTAATTGCGTAACAGTAATGAACGATCCCAGCAAAACAAACGGAATTGAGGCATACCATAAGTTAAGCAAACTACGAGAAACATTATTAAGTGCTCTGTGCTCGCTATTTTCAATTAATTCTCGGTAATGTCCCCACTGCTTGCGCATATATGCAAAAAGATACAGGTAACTAGCTATAGCACCAACACAGGCGCCAAACACACTGAAATAAACCGCCGTTACGTAATCATGATGGAAGACTTCAATAATCAACAAAGTAGCCAGCAAAATAAACAAAATTCGAGCAAATTGTTCCCATAATTGGGAAATCCCATATGGCTTCATATCATTATTTCCCTGAAACCAACCTCGAACCATACTCATTGATGGCAGAATTACTACGGCTGGCACTAATACTCGAATAGAAATTGTTGCACTAGCCACTGAATCCACTGGACTATTTTTGGCAATCATTGGTGCCGTCACATAAAGCAAAATACCACACGCTATTCCCATGACCAGCATAATAGCGAAGCCTAATTTGGTAATGTACAAACTGTCTTTATATCTATTTTGCGAATTTAATTGCGATACTTCCCGGGCAATAACTGAAGGAAGTCCTGCCGTCCCAATTGATAAAAACAGCGCATACGGCGTATATGACGAATTGAACAGCGCCTGTGCGTTTAATTGGTTGTGGTAGCTTCCCAGCATAATTAGCCAGGGAATCAAATAAACAACCCCGAGAATTCTAGATACAATGCTACCAAACGATAGCCAAAATGAACCGGATAGGATTTTTTTATTCAATAGAATAGCCTCAAATCTACGTTAGTTTCTCATTGTGCCTTCTTATTATACGTGGATTTTATAACTTTGTGGGAAATATGTACCAACTAGTTACCCTTTTTTAACAAATTTTTCAGCTCTAATAATACAAATCAGTTACATTATTTACTATATTGTTACCCAGCCTTTAATTTTACGTTAGACCCCTTGACCTAACCTTCTTTAATTATTATCCTTAAAATGTTTCTGTTAAAGGTCATAATTAGACAAAAATAATAATGTATTAAGAATATTCATCGGGGGAATTAAGTTGTCATTCAAGAAAAAGATTATCACTAAATTAGCTTATGTTGCTATGCTTTCAACTACTGGCGTTGCCGCAGCTGCAATCGTGCAACCACAAGCACATGTCCAAGCTTCTACCACTTCAGTTGCTGCTCGCTCACTCGGAATCGATGTTGCTAGTTACCAAAGTGCTGATCTTTCAGCTCACGCTAAAAGCGGTGCTAAGTTTGCTGTTGTTAAAGTAAGTGAAGGTACCAGCTACAGAAATCCTAAGGCTAGTGCTCAAATCGCTAGTGCCCGCGCTAAGAATATGATGCCAATGGGCTACCACTTTGCTACATTTTCTGCTAATAGCGCTGCTGCTAAAAATGAAGCCAACTACGCAATCGCATCAGCTAAGGCTGTTGGTCTTGGTGCTGGCTCATACCTTGCATGTGACTATGAGTCAGGTGACGGCAACAATATCTATGGTGGTAAGAATCCTACTGCTAATGCAATTAATGCCTTCATGAGCAAGGTTAAAGCTGCTGGTTACAAGCCACTTCTTTACGCTAGTTCATCAGTTTTAAGAAACAACATTAACACTAACTCTGTTGTTAACAAATTCCCTAACTCATTATGGGTTGCTGCATACGCTGTTTCAGGTCGAGTAGACAATCCTAACTTTGACTACTTCCCATCAATGAAGGGTGTTTCAATTTGGCAATTTACTGACAACTGGCGTGGTCTTAACGTTGACGGTAACATTAACGTTTTACCTCTTACTTCATCAGGTAGCGCTGTTTCTCAAGCACCTAAGAAGGCTCGCGTATTAAAGAAGAAGGCTCATGTATATAACAAGGCTGGTCACCGTACAGGCAAGACTATTAAGAAGGGCACTTCTATCACTACCCATGGCAAGAAAAAAACTATCAATGGTAAGAAGTACTACAAGATTGCCAAGAATCAATACATTAGATCAGCTAACCTTTACTAAAAAGGCAAAATAAGTCATCAAAAAATGCACCAGGTAGAAATTACCTGATGCATTTTATTTTATCCAATTTTTTACTTGGCGAATTGTTCACCAGCTAAGTTACGGTAGAAGTTAGCCTTAGCTTGACGGTAATATGGGTTAACCCACAATAAACCGATCCCGCAGGAAATAATACCAAGTAGCCACCAGCCGATGAAACTTAAATCAAAAATAAACAAGTCCATCTTATGGCCATCCATCAACTTACGGCTGGCACTGATAGCTTCTGTGGCAGTCGGCTCATGACCACTATCTAGCATGTCACGCAAGATATATGGTGTCATTGCATATGAATAAGCCTTGATCAGCCCTGGAATAATCAGTAACCAAGTCCACAAAATAAGAAAAATTTCATACAAAATATAAGTTAAAAAGTTACTCTTAAAGTTTCTGGTAAATGGACTAAAGATACCTGAAAGAACATTTTCCTTAGTACCATTATCTCTAAAATGCAAGATAGTATAAATTACGCCCCATGTGATTAAACCAATTGCAACTGAAACTACCAAAGTAATCAGCCATGCAAAAGGATTAACTCTTACTTTGTCTAGGTACATCAATTCAGCATTGTTACCGAAGCGGCGGACAATACCGTACACGATATCTTCGCCCTTTTCAAAAAAGTTTTCGATATCGGTCAAAATATAAACGATTAGCCAGCCAACAAATGACAGCAAAACTGCCCAGCCCCAGTTACCACGTAACTGGTCTCTAGCTTGTTCTTTTAATTCTTTTCTTGTAGTAGCCATTTTCTCTCCTCCTCACTTTTCTAATCATGAGTATTGTCGCCTAAAATCAGGGCAGAATCAATTAAAAGCACATCAAAAAAGCCTAATTCCACCAACATCGGAACTAGGCTCACACAGTGTTGACCGCCACTCTGACCACATATAGAAGATAACATTTTCGCTACCGGAGAAAATGACTACTAATAGCGACGGTACATGATAGATTTTAGCATTCAACTACCTAAAAAACAAGCAAAAAGACGGGTTGAATTAGCGGAATGGATACCAAAATTTACGGATAAAAAAGACGAGGTCTAAACCTCGTCTTCTTCATTACTAAAATTCAAGCATCATCGTCATTGCACGATTGATCTTCTTTTTAATCTTTTTAAACTCACCAGAAGCAGTATGATTATCCTGCAAAATGATCATGTTCTGGCCATCTTTAGTTGCCCGCATAAAGGTATAATACCCTTCACCAGCACCATTAGCAGCTTTATAATGCTTTAAATTATAAAGTCCACCATTGTAATAGCTAGGAGCCTGACCCTTGAACAGAACTTTTCTACTCTTGTTAGTCAAAATCTTACCAGCAAGAATATACTGCATGGTCTTAGCTAAATCTGCGTTAGACATTACGATTGAACCAGCACCCAGCTCATTGTGAGCATCCTTAACGGCTTTAGCATGGTTCACTTTGACATATTCACCCTCACGCATTTCATAGCCTGGTACCCAATGACTAGCCAATAACTTAGCCTTGTCTGACCACAAGAATTCACTATGGGTTAGCTTCAGTGGCTTGATATATGTGTCATGGAACAATTGCTCGTATGACTTTTTCTCAAGCTTGGACAAGATTCCACAAAGGAAAATATAGTTTACTGAAGTATAGTGCCACTTACCTAATTTGCTAGCATCAAACACAGTATATTGTGCATCATGCTTGATGTTCGCTTCATCAGAGATAAACTCAGGCGTACCTAATTGTTGACCAGCTTTCAAATCCAGCCCTGATGTCATATCAATTAAGTTGCTAATCTTGACTGAACTAGCACCATCTACATTTGGGTAGAATTTTGAAAGTTTATCGCTAAGCTTCAACTTTCCTTTCTCTACCTCATGCATCACCATTGCAGCTGTCATTGACTTTTGAACTGAATTGATCAAATAGCTAGTGTCAGGTTTATTGTCCGTCGCATAATTAAGCAAAACTTTGCCATGATTTATTACTAAAACTGAGCCTTTAACGCCCACATGGTCAATAGCCTGGCGCACTATTCCGCTTTTAAACGGTCTTTATTGCTTAAATCAACTCGCTTAACGTTATCCTTGTTTTGCCACTTCTTGGAGTAGAAGTAGTTAGACATATCATAGTCATAACGCTTATTAGGTTCCTTCATGAATGGACGAACAGCTTGATCAACTGCAACCCAGCCTTTCCAGCCTAGGTGAATAGTATCTTGCATAAAGTACTTTTCATTGCCTCGTCTTGAAAGATCTGCAATATTTTCAAAGCCTTGACTGGTCAATTGGTGTTCCATCTTAGCAACAGATTCTTGGTACATCTTGCTGGATAAACCAGTGTACTTCATCCACTTACCATTAATTGGTGGAATAATGAATAAAACATTGGTATGTTGTTTAGCAAATTGTTCCAACATCAACTGGAAATCACCATATTCTACTGAATGTACATAGTCAAAAGCACGCTGACTACCCTTCAAGCGTTTCAATACCTTCTTTGGTAAACGTGTTCTAAAGAAGGTATTATCAATACCTAAGTTGTTTGAGTTAGTGTGTATAGCAGCTTGCTCTGCTGCAACCTTATTCAAAGCAGCTACAGAATACTTGTTAGGTAAAACCTTAGCTCTCTTTTGAATCTTATTTACACGATCACGCAATTGGAATGAGCTGAAGAAATTATCTTCGTTACGCAACATTCGACGACGATTTTGTAAATAAAATTTTTGGAAGCTAGTCAACTTCTTGCCTTGAGCAATTTGCTTCAGACTATTCTTGATTTCAC
This is a stretch of genomic DNA from Lactobacillus crispatus. It encodes these proteins:
- a CDS encoding IS256 family transposase yields the protein MNDFTKDFAQALFNPDKINDLLRKELQQAVNNLLEAELTAFLGYDPYARNGWNTGNSRNGAYFRKVDTQFGPIEVQVPRDRNGQFHQHTLPDYKQHSDVLESTIIKLYSKGVTTREIADLIEKMYGSHYSPAQVSNISKQMLPKIEAYHKRKLSDKFFCVYLDATYLPLRRETFEREAVYIAIGIKPNGHKEVIDYCIAPSENIEVWTEMLQNMKSRGLKQVELFLSDGVVGMKTALARTYPKAHFQRCLVHVMRNICAKVRVDDREKIMNEFKQIHQQTSKKEAAAVLHKFYAKWNKAYSHVIKGLKEIEPDLLVFYNYPKQIRASIYSTNMIESFNNVIKRKAKPKAEFPTEQSLDAFIGIQAMSYNDRYFNRIHKGFGQVQDTLESYFD
- a CDS encoding ABC transporter ATP-binding protein — encoded protein: MAYINLKNNTKIYQSGDTTIYANKNITFSIDKGELVIILGSSGAGKSTLLNILGGMEPNTSGDVIVAGKNIAKYNAKELTTYRRNDVGFVFQFYNLISNLTAKENVELAAQIVPDAMSADDALQYVDLGRRENNFPAQLSGGEQQRVAIARAIAKKPALLLCDEPTGALDYKTGKRILKILQNMSRQNGSTVLIVTHNAAIAPIADKVIRIHDGSIQKVQHNLHPADISTIEW
- a CDS encoding ABC transporter permease; this translates as MQKTILWKDAWQAITHSLGRYIAIILLIALGTFAFTGLKMAGPDMRATGADFFAKHNLADVTVTSNYGINSTDRLTIQNLPEVKEATFGYFQDVKIKNQPDTLRVFSQSDNLSSYELIKGHFPKNKTEVALSYLLQKKYHLGQNITFNKPGILKNKTYKIVGFVKASEFLDKNQIGQTNIGSGHLTGIAVANHNAFAAPVYQIARIIFKNTANLSPFSIAYRNRVYNDQTKLQTALNQNRADKYDKYRAMYQKQYRQATAKQLLKRSIVVNPAQIKVPQNKLKIAYPNYVINSREESQGYASYRADSERVEVLANVFPVFLFAVAALVSLTTMMRFVEEERTNIGTLKALGYGNGAIAIKFLLYSTSAAILGVILGASLGYTFLPNLIIKAYLASSTLGTDYQLNFAWGPLLISLTIALLATTVVSMITLAQTLREQPSALLLPKPPKNGSRILLEYIPFLWKHMSFSAKVTARNIFRYKSRMLMTILGVAGCTGLLVMGFGIRDSLHGIGNIQYSEVQKNDVIALKNRHVNTTERQKLNKIFTSHDVTQTTAVQYQQLTKHLDSTGATENVMLIAPQSTKNFSKSINLQERQSKKKLVLSNNGVVISEKLATILHAHKGSTISLKNEHGKLLKFKVSGICEMYLGHYIFMSPAEYAKATGKKFTTNAYLVTMAKHSPGNISHISQKMIKTGAIETVVSTSSNRELLSSFTGSLNEVILILILISGMLALVVIYNLTNINVAERIRELSTIKVLGFYDNETTMYIYRETIILSALGIIVGFGFGWWLHHFIITSLPPDVAMFDPNMYPLNFVFSALIPAIITAILAIVVHHKIKRINMLDALSSID
- a CDS encoding putative polysaccharide biosynthesis protein, translating into MNKKILSGSFWLSFGSIVSRILGVVYLIPWLIMLGSYHNQLNAQALFNSSYTPYALFLSIGTAGLPSVIAREVSQLNSQNRYKDSLYITKLGFAIMLVMGIACGILLYVTAPMIAKNSPVDSVASATISIRVLVPAVVILPSMSMVRGWFQGNNDMKPYGISQLWEQFARILFILLATLLIIEVFHHDYVTAVYFSVFGACVGAIASYLYLFAYMRKQWGHYRELIENSEHRALNNVSRSLLNLWYASIPFVLLGSFITVTQLVDQLLFKQILISFSHMSKSYVSYLYTIFSANPSKITTVIISLATAVSETSLPLLAGLKYKANDSQESIRKLLLENYRLLLFVLLPVVALGAFAASPIYTVLFSHDSLGAYYLVENIVQSLFAGLVMNSLTLLLALNMNKLAVIYMVEGVLVKIILQVPMTMFMNADGAILSTDISFLLVIWLSYHKLNKTYGVKMGSLLPIIVSNEIYIILLFVYQILFGYRFNYLGRVGSFGYLAIFGLVFLGIYVLLANWMKTSETIFGKKIGYRYYRYKHFE
- a CDS encoding GH25 family lysozyme, producing the protein MSFKKKIITKLAYVAMLSTTGVAAAAIVQPQAHVQASTTSVAARSLGIDVASYQSADLSAHAKSGAKFAVVKVSEGTSYRNPKASAQIASARAKNMMPMGYHFATFSANSAAAKNEANYAIASAKAVGLGAGSYLACDYESGDGNNIYGGKNPTANAINAFMSKVKAAGYKPLLYASSSVLRNNINTNSVVNKFPNSLWVAAYAVSGRVDNPNFDYFPSMKGVSIWQFTDNWRGLNVDGNINVLPLTSSGSAVSQAPKKARVLKKKAHVYNKAGHRTGKTIKKGTSITTHGKKKTINGKKYYKIAKNQYIRSANLY
- a CDS encoding DUF975 family protein is translated as MATTRKELKEQARDQLRGNWGWAVLLSFVGWLIVYILTDIENFFEKGEDIVYGIVRRFGNNAELMYLDKVRVNPFAWLITLVVSVAIGLITWGVIYTILHFRDNGTKENVLSGIFSPFTRNFKSNFLTYILYEIFLILWTWLLIIPGLIKAYSYAMTPYILRDMLDSGHEPTATEAISASRKLMDGHKMDLFIFDLSFIGWWLLGIISCGIGLLWVNPYYRQAKANFYRNLAGEQFAK
- a CDS encoding serine hydrolase domain-containing protein, with translation MRQAIDHVGVKGSVLVINHGKVLLNYATDNKPDTSYLINSVQKSMTAAMVMHEVEKGKLKLSDKLSKFYPNVDGASSVKISNLIDMTSGLDLKAGQQLGTPEFISDEANIKHDAQYTVFDASKLGKWHYTSVNYIFLCGILSKLEKKSYEQLFHDTYIKPLKLTHSEFLWSDKAKLLASHWVPGYEMREGEYVKVNHAKAVKDAHNELGAGSIVMSNADLAKTMQYILAGKILTNKSRKVLFKGQAPSYYNGGLYNLKHYKAANGAGEGYYTFMRATKDGQNMIILQDNHTASGEFKKIKKKINRAMTMMLEF
- the dltD gene encoding D-alanyl-lipoteichoic acid biosynthesis protein DltD, with translation MSNKRRLWQIFGPVLCAFILLLVVFLIPWERTFSKQTIYEAAASQNTTVFKGSTMKQEAFEDGYVPFYGSSELSRFDPLHPSVIAEKYHRNYRPFLLGGPGSQSLAQFLGMQGTAKQLRNKKAVVIISPQWFTKRGQDPNAFALYYSPLQACNFLLSAKNNKTDRYAAKRLLEMPDVKGEIKNSLKQIAQGKKLTSFQKFYLQNRRRMLRNEDNFFSSFQLRDRVNKIQKRAKVLPNKYSVAALNKVAAEQAAIHTNSNNLGIDNTFFRTRLPKKVLKRLKGSQRAFDYVHSVEYGDFQLMLEQFAKQHTNVLFIIPPINGKWMKYTGLSSKMYQESVAKMEHQLTSQGFENIADLSRRGNEKYFMQDTIHLGWKGWVAVDQAVRPFMKEPNKRYDYDMSNYFYSKKWQNKDNVKRVDLSNKDRLKAE